Proteins encoded in a region of the Labrus bergylta chromosome 9, fLabBer1.1, whole genome shotgun sequence genome:
- the phf6 gene encoding PHD finger protein 6, producing MSGQRKGAAAKLPKCAFCRTNRDKECGQLLVSDIQKVAAHHKCMLFSSALVTSHSDSENIGGFSIEDVKKEIKRGNKLMCSSCHRPGATIGCDVKTCRRTYHFYCAVKDKAQIKENPSQGIYLVYCRKHRDASQDGFQDEEEGVANDSDSSAPQSRGRGRFEKGRAKVGSRGQSEDARSASSQAADEESSSHRDRSPLRASPGDGGQRCGFCHAGDEENGTRGMLHTDNSKKVAAHYKCMLFSSGTVQLTTTSRAEFGNFDVKTVIQEIKRGKRMKCTLCTQLGATIGCEIKACVKTYHYHCGLQDKAKYIENMARGIYKLYCKNHSGNEERDEEDEERENRSRERAAIDHRGTPSTQVNGN from the exons ATGTCAGGACAGAGGAAAGGAGCTGCAGCTAAGCTGCCTAAATGTGCCTTCTGCAGGACCAACCGGGATAAGGAGTGCGGGCAGCTGCTAGTGTCCGACATCCAGAAGGTGGCGGCCCACCACAAGTGCATG CTTTTCTCCTCTGCCTTGGTCACGTCTCACTCAGACAGTGAAAATATTGGAGGCTTTTCCATCGAGGATGTGAAGAAGGAGATCAAGAGGGGAAATAAATTG ATGTGCTCTTCGTGTCACAGACCGGGAGCTACAATCGGCTGTGATGTGAAGACGTGCAGGAGGACGTATCACTTTTATTGTGCTGTGAAGGACAAGGCCCAGATCAAAGAGAATCCCTCACAAGGGATTTACCT TGTTTACTGCCGCAAACACCGGGATGCTTCTCAAGACGGCTTTCAAG ATGAAGAGGAAGGTGTGGCCAATGATTCAGACTCATCAGCACCACAAAGTAGAGGCCGGGGAAGGTTTGAGAAGGGGAGAGCTAAGGTCGGATCTCGTGGCCAATCAGAAGACGCTCGCTCGGCGTCCTCACAGGCTGCAGATGAAGAAAGCTCCTCCCAT CGGGACAGGTCTCCTCTGCGGGCCAGCCCAGGAGACGGTGGCCAGCGATGTGGCTTTTGTCACGCAGGTGATGAAGAGAATGGAACAAGAGGAATGCTTCACACCGACAACTCAAAGAAAGTGGCTGCACACTACAAGTGCATG CTCTTTTCATCGGGGACAGTGCAGCTGACGACAACATCGCGGGCGGAGTTTGGAAACTTTGATGTGAAAACAGTCATCCAAGAAATCAAGAGGGGGAAAAGAATG aaATGCACCCTGTGCACTCAGTTGGGTGCTACCATTGGGTGTGAAATCAAGGCCTGTGTGAAGACCTACCACTATCACTGCGGCCTGCAGGACAAAGCAAAGTACATTGAAAACATGGCGCGTGGCATCTACAA acTATACTGTAAAAACCACAGTGGGAACGAGGAGAGGGACGAGGAAGACGAAGAACGAGAGAATCGCAGTAGAGAGAGAGCAGCGATTGACCACCGGGGAACACCATCAACACAAGTGAACGGCAACTAG
- the cab39l1 gene encoding calcium binding protein 39, like 1 — protein MPFPFGKSQKSPAEIVRSLKENVAYLEKLDAADSKKCEKVAEEASKNLASLKEILSGTGDKEPQTEAVAQLAQELYNTNLLIALIANLQKIDFEGKKDVVHLFSNIVRRQIGTRTPTVEYISTHPQILFMLLKGYESPEVALNCGMMLRECLRHEPLARTVLFSEDFYCFFGYVELSTFDIASDAFASFKDLLTRHKIMCADFLENNYDRVFTEYEKLLHSDNYVTKRQSLKLLGELLLDRHNFTVMTKYISRAENLKLMMNMLRDNSRNIQFEAFHVFKVFVANPNKTQPVLDILLKNQTKLVEFLSHFQTDRAEDEQFCDEKNYLIKQIRDLKRPTAPEEA, from the exons ATGCCTTTCCCTTTTGGAAAGTCTCAGAAGAGCCCTGCTGAAATAGTGAGGAGTTTGAAGGAGAATGTGGCATACCTGGAAAAGTTGGATGCTGCAGACAGCAAGAAGTGTGAAAAG GTTGCAGAGGAGGCATCCAAAAATCTGGCTTCACTAAAAGAGATACTTAGTGGAACAGGTGACAAGGAGCCTCAAACTGAAGCTGTGGCTCAGCTTGCACAAGAGCTGTACAACACCAACCTCCTAATTGCTCTTATTGCAAACCTGCAAAAGATTGATTTTGAG GGGAAGAAGGATGTGGTTCATTTGTTCAGCAATATCGTGAGACGTCAGATTGGCACCCGTACACCCACTGTAGAATACATCTCTACACATCCCCAGATCCTCTTCATGCTTCTGAAAGG ATATGAGAGTCCAGAAGTGGCTCTGAACTGTGGAATGATGCTGAGAGAGTGCCTGCGACACGAGCCTTTGGCAAGGACGGTGCTCTTCTCTGAAGACTTCTATTGCTTCTTCGGTTATGTGGAGCTCTCAACCTTTGACATCGCCTCAGACGCTTTCGCTTCTTTCAAG GATCTCCTCACAAGACACAAGATCATGTGTGCAGATTTCCTTGAGAACAATTATGACAGG GTGTTCACAGAATATGAGAAGCTTCTGCATTCTGACAACTACGTCACCAAACGTCAGTCACTGAAG CTTCTTGGGGAACTTCTTCTGGATAGACACAACTTCACTGTCATGACAAAATACATCAGTCGGGCAGAGAACTTAAAGCTGATGATGAACATGCTCAGAGACAACAGCCGAAACATCCAGTTTGAAGCGTTCCATGTCTTCAAG GTATTTGTTGCAAACCCAAACAAGACTCAGCCCGTGCTGGACATCCTGCTGAAGAACCAGACCAAACTGGTGGAATTCCTGAGCCACTTTCAGACCGACAGAGCAGAGGACGAGCAGTTCTGTGATGAGAAGAACTATCTGATTAAGCAGATCCGCGACCTGAAGAGGCCAACTGCCCCAGAGGAAGCTTAA